Proteins from a single region of Pseudodesulfovibrio portus:
- a CDS encoding ABC transporter permease: protein MNILTIPLRNTRRKWMKTLLLLVVFTLGVTSIVSLNYVSSVVGDSLEKKLTAFGANILVQPHREKLTVSYGGFSMGDMVLGQADLDETSVSDRIGSIELNDRISVIAPKLVTMVKIANTGVGLVGVRFDKEKVLKGYWAVNGTYPVRDDDVLVGGKAAAKLDLKVGDAIDLEGVDATVSGILMPTGSDDDSVIFAPMDFVQSNFGTPGHVSFIEVAALCAGCPIEDIVNQIQAAVPDADIQALQSIVKQRMYSVEFVKRLILTVSLVILFIACCMVGVTMLSSVNERIKEIGLMRSIGFGRASIFSIFCFEAALIGVLAGIIGYLGGYGLSLKVLAMLDMAEGATVSFDPAHMGLTGLLIVSVSVLSALFPAWKASSVEPSEALISL, encoded by the coding sequence ATGAACATTCTGACCATCCCGTTGCGCAATACGCGCCGAAAGTGGATGAAGACCCTGCTCCTGCTGGTCGTCTTCACCCTCGGGGTCACATCCATCGTGTCGCTCAACTACGTGTCCAGCGTGGTGGGCGACTCCCTGGAAAAGAAACTCACGGCTTTCGGCGCCAACATCCTGGTCCAGCCCCACCGCGAGAAGCTGACCGTCAGTTACGGCGGTTTCTCCATGGGCGACATGGTGCTCGGGCAGGCCGACCTGGACGAGACCTCCGTGAGCGACAGGATCGGCTCCATCGAGCTCAACGACCGTATCTCGGTCATCGCGCCCAAGCTGGTGACCATGGTCAAGATCGCCAACACCGGCGTTGGCCTGGTGGGCGTGCGTTTCGACAAGGAAAAGGTGCTCAAGGGATACTGGGCTGTGAACGGCACGTATCCCGTGCGCGATGACGACGTGCTCGTCGGAGGCAAGGCCGCCGCCAAGCTCGACCTCAAGGTCGGCGACGCCATCGACCTGGAAGGCGTGGATGCGACGGTCTCCGGCATACTCATGCCCACGGGCAGCGACGACGACTCGGTCATCTTCGCGCCCATGGATTTTGTCCAGTCGAACTTCGGCACGCCCGGCCACGTCAGCTTCATCGAGGTGGCCGCCCTGTGCGCGGGCTGCCCCATCGAGGACATCGTCAACCAGATCCAGGCGGCCGTGCCCGACGCGGACATCCAGGCCCTGCAGTCCATCGTCAAGCAGCGCATGTACTCGGTGGAGTTCGTCAAGCGGCTCATCCTGACCGTCAGCCTGGTCATCCTGTTCATCGCCTGCTGCATGGTCGGCGTGACCATGCTCTCCTCGGTCAACGAGCGCATCAAGGAAATCGGCCTCATGCGCTCCATCGGCTTCGGTCGCGCGTCCATATTCTCCATCTTCTGCTTCGAGGCCGCGCTCATCGGCGTGCTGGCCGGGATCATCGGCTATCTGGGCGGCTACGGGCTGAGCCTCAAGGTGCTGGCCATGCTCGACATGGCCGAAGGCGCCACCGTGTCCTTCGACCCGGCGCACATGGGGCTCACCGGCCTGCTCATCGTGTCCGTGTCCGTGCTGTCCGCGCTCTTCCCGGCCTGGAAGGCGTCGTCAGTGGAACCGTCCGAAGCCCTCATATCCCTCTAG
- a CDS encoding DUF2318 domain-containing protein translates to MKKVGIHIGLAVLLVVGVAVNGQAFWGFGQYDRVEPVNGVVTIPVGDVSDGRAHYFSYDHDGREVKFFLLKSSDGVIRAAFDACDVCFGEKKGYSQDGDFMICNNCGQRFHSARINVVKGGCNPSPLDRAVEGNDVVLKARDIAAGSRYF, encoded by the coding sequence ATGAAGAAAGTTGGAATTCATATCGGTCTGGCAGTGCTGTTGGTTGTGGGCGTTGCCGTCAACGGGCAGGCCTTTTGGGGGTTTGGCCAGTATGATCGCGTGGAGCCGGTGAACGGGGTGGTGACCATTCCTGTGGGCGACGTGAGCGACGGCCGGGCGCATTATTTTTCATATGATCACGACGGCCGGGAAGTGAAGTTCTTCCTGCTCAAGAGTTCGGACGGCGTCATCCGGGCGGCGTTCGACGCCTGCGACGTGTGTTTCGGCGAGAAGAAGGGCTACTCCCAGGATGGGGATTTCATGATCTGCAACAACTGCGGCCAGCGCTTCCATTCCGCGCGTATCAACGTGGTCAAGGGCGGTTGCAACCCGTCCCCGCTCGACCGTGCCGTCGAAGGGAACGACGTGGTTCTCAAGGCCCGGGATATCGCGGCGGGCAGCAGGTATTTCTAA
- a CDS encoding FmdE family protein, translating to MNIGQYTFEEFKQKAKEFHGYPAPGLLIGGYMVEAAKARLPEGTLFEAMVESGKCLPDAVQLLTLCSTGNNWMKVKLLGRYAVSLYDKFTGEGFRVAVDQEKLAKWPEIKAWFMKEKPKAEQDTDKLFAEIEQAGDTICSIRPVKISKRYLGHGHMTTIDVCPVCNEAYPGSDGSICRGCQGEAPYESIEGVVCADDAPGLRVVSVEDAVGTKVVHDMTGIVPGESKGPITKAGDTLAAGDVCRLQRIGKFNVFDGSDLPGDEWVHENEAVKAFAKRMAGPGVSYDPNPEEGKINFFADEPGMLSIDLDALSRFNLSPDVMLATRHDGSLMPKGKGVAGTRAIPLYISRDRFSRALTALGEGPVLSVLPLRAAKVGILVTGTEVFQGLIEDKFIPIISSKVIKLGCEVVKSDIVPDEKDMITKSATAMLDAGCDLIVTTAGMSVDPDDVTRAGLVDAGLHDDLYGVPVLPGTMSLVGRMRSADVMGVPACALFYKTTAFDLILPRILAGQKLTRKDLARLGEGGFCMTCKTCSFPKCPFGK from the coding sequence ATGAACATCGGTCAGTACACCTTTGAAGAATTCAAGCAGAAGGCCAAGGAATTTCACGGTTATCCGGCACCGGGGCTGCTCATCGGCGGCTACATGGTGGAGGCGGCCAAGGCGCGGCTGCCCGAAGGGACGTTGTTCGAGGCCATGGTCGAGTCGGGCAAGTGTCTGCCGGACGCGGTCCAGCTGTTGACGCTCTGTTCCACGGGCAACAACTGGATGAAGGTCAAGCTTCTCGGCCGATACGCGGTCTCCCTGTACGACAAGTTCACGGGCGAAGGGTTCAGGGTGGCGGTGGATCAGGAAAAGCTCGCCAAATGGCCCGAAATCAAAGCCTGGTTCATGAAGGAGAAGCCCAAGGCCGAGCAGGACACGGACAAGCTGTTCGCCGAGATAGAGCAGGCCGGGGACACCATCTGTTCCATCCGGCCCGTCAAGATTTCCAAGCGGTATCTCGGTCACGGCCACATGACCACCATCGACGTCTGCCCGGTCTGCAACGAGGCCTACCCCGGCTCGGACGGGTCCATCTGCCGAGGCTGCCAGGGCGAGGCCCCCTATGAAAGCATCGAGGGCGTGGTCTGCGCCGACGATGCGCCCGGCCTCAGGGTCGTGTCCGTGGAGGACGCGGTGGGCACCAAGGTGGTCCACGACATGACCGGCATCGTGCCCGGCGAGTCCAAGGGGCCGATCACCAAGGCGGGCGATACCCTCGCCGCAGGCGACGTGTGCCGGTTGCAGCGCATCGGCAAGTTCAACGTCTTTGACGGCTCGGACCTGCCCGGCGACGAGTGGGTGCACGAGAACGAAGCGGTCAAGGCGTTCGCCAAGCGCATGGCCGGGCCGGGCGTCTCCTACGACCCGAACCCGGAAGAGGGCAAGATCAATTTCTTCGCCGATGAACCCGGCATGCTGTCCATCGACCTGGACGCGCTTTCCCGGTTCAACCTGTCCCCGGACGTCATGCTGGCCACCCGCCACGACGGCTCGCTCATGCCCAAGGGCAAGGGCGTTGCCGGGACCCGGGCCATCCCGCTCTACATCTCCCGCGACCGGTTCAGCCGCGCGCTGACCGCCCTCGGCGAAGGCCCGGTGCTGTCCGTGCTGCCGCTCAGGGCGGCCAAGGTCGGCATCCTGGTCACCGGCACCGAGGTCTTCCAGGGGCTCATCGAGGACAAGTTCATCCCCATCATCTCGTCCAAGGTCATCAAGCTCGGCTGCGAGGTGGTCAAATCCGACATCGTGCCCGACGAAAAGGACATGATCACCAAGTCCGCCACAGCCATGCTCGACGCGGGCTGTGACCTGATCGTGACCACTGCGGGCATGTCCGTTGACCCGGACGACGTGACCCGCGCCGGCCTGGTGGACGCGGGCCTGCACGACGACCTCTACGGCGTGCCCGTGCTGCCCGGCACCATGTCCCTCGTGGGCCGCATGCGGTCCGCCGACGTCATGGGCGTCCCGGCCTGTGCGCTCTTCTACAAGACCACCGCCTTCGACCTGATCCTGCCGCGCATCCTGGCCGGGCAGAAACTCACCCGCAAGGACCTGGCGCGCCTGGGCGAGGGCGGGTTCTGCATGACCTGCAAGACCTGTTCGTTTCCCAAGTGCCCGTTTGGGAAGTAA
- a CDS encoding transporter substrate-binding domain-containing protein yields the protein MKSVLFFLVFVAALAAEPVRAGDTIRWGGADNPPYHIFSGPGADTGYSDIVRIFFADRLTEYDHRKVKMTLARLMENARNGEDYCYCNLRRTPEREELFHYSDVTAVTLGPRLYVRKGSPILDMAEHGTVSLESLLDSGRYAGVAETGRSFGPDVRRIFEKHKSSVLLQVCPDVAQKFEMVHNNRVDFFIEYPFVLQHYVKTAGKRQDLVPLGIAEHDPYVLSYVVCTKTDFGKRVIERINEELRAAKGTPAHRELFETPARDLDENSRREYGELYGKFLEMN from the coding sequence ATGAAATCCGTTTTGTTTTTTCTGGTTTTCGTCGCCGCCCTGGCTGCGGAGCCTGTTCGGGCCGGGGACACGATCCGGTGGGGCGGGGCCGACAATCCGCCGTATCATATATTTTCCGGGCCCGGTGCCGACACGGGGTATTCCGATATCGTCCGAATCTTTTTTGCCGACCGCCTGACGGAATACGACCACCGGAAGGTCAAGATGACCCTGGCCCGGCTCATGGAGAACGCCCGCAACGGCGAGGATTACTGCTATTGCAACCTGCGCAGGACTCCGGAGCGCGAGGAGCTCTTCCATTACTCCGACGTGACGGCCGTGACCCTGGGGCCGCGTCTGTACGTCAGGAAGGGCAGCCCCATTCTCGACATGGCCGAACACGGCACCGTCAGCCTGGAGTCGCTGCTGGACTCCGGCAGGTACGCCGGGGTGGCCGAGACGGGCCGCTCTTTCGGGCCGGACGTGCGCCGGATATTCGAGAAGCACAAGTCGTCGGTGCTGCTGCAGGTCTGCCCGGACGTTGCGCAAAAGTTCGAGATGGTTCACAACAACCGGGTGGATTTCTTCATCGAGTATCCGTTCGTGCTGCAGCACTACGTCAAAACCGCAGGCAAGAGGCAGGATCTTGTTCCGCTCGGGATTGCGGAGCATGATCCCTATGTCCTGTCCTACGTGGTCTGCACCAAGACCGACTTCGGCAAGCGGGTCATCGAGCGGATCAATGAGGAATTGCGGGCTGCCAAGGGGACTCCGGCGCACCGCGAGCTGTTCGAGACCCCGGCCAGGGACCTTGATGAAAACTCACGCAGGGAATACGGTGAGTTGTACGGCAAGTTTCTGGAAATGAACTGA
- the dsrP gene encoding sulfate reduction electron transfer complex DsrMKJOP subunit DsrP, which produces MLELALKGSKRYYGWIAFLLVLIGIGSLAYVNQLMVGLETTGMNRDVSWGFYISQFTYLVGLAASGVMIVLPNYFHSYKTNKHMVIFGEFMAIAACIMCMLFIAVDVGQPTRMLNVMLHPTPNSILFWDMTVLVGYLSLNLLVGWTCLQADRANLPHPKWLKPFIYVSIIWAFSIHTVTAFLYQGLPGRHYWLTAILAARFLASAFCSGPAILLLVMMVTEKFTTFKMAKNALSTLVKIIAYAMCINMFFFALEIFTAFYSNMPGHMHPITFLFAHADPTLVTLMWTFLACAAISIILLVTPKFRNNLKLLPYTLIILVVATWLDKGLGLVIGGFTPNPFHAITPYWPTGKELLVSMMVYAIGALIVTVLFKIATSVKEEMGHSQGLPCGCSTEDTCECAPEEVEEAPAEA; this is translated from the coding sequence ATGCTTGAACTCGCACTCAAAGGTTCCAAGAGATACTACGGCTGGATCGCCTTCCTCCTTGTGCTGATCGGCATCGGCTCCCTTGCTTATGTCAACCAGCTCATGGTGGGTCTGGAGACCACCGGCATGAATCGCGACGTGTCCTGGGGATTCTATATCTCCCAGTTCACCTACCTGGTCGGCCTGGCCGCATCCGGCGTCATGATCGTGCTGCCCAACTACTTCCACTCCTACAAGACCAACAAGCACATGGTCATCTTCGGCGAATTCATGGCAATCGCCGCATGTATCATGTGCATGCTGTTCATCGCCGTGGACGTCGGGCAGCCGACCCGCATGCTGAACGTCATGCTGCATCCCACCCCGAACTCCATCCTGTTCTGGGATATGACCGTTCTCGTCGGCTACCTGTCCCTCAACCTGTTGGTCGGCTGGACCTGCCTGCAGGCGGACCGCGCCAACCTGCCGCATCCGAAGTGGCTGAAGCCGTTCATCTACGTGTCCATCATCTGGGCCTTCTCCATCCACACCGTGACCGCGTTCCTGTACCAGGGTCTGCCCGGCCGCCACTACTGGCTGACCGCCATCCTGGCCGCCCGCTTCCTGGCAAGCGCGTTCTGCTCCGGTCCCGCCATCCTCCTGTTGGTGATGATGGTCACGGAGAAGTTCACGACCTTCAAGATGGCCAAGAACGCTCTTTCCACGCTGGTCAAGATCATCGCTTATGCAATGTGCATAAACATGTTCTTCTTCGCCCTGGAAATCTTCACCGCGTTCTACTCGAACATGCCCGGTCACATGCATCCGATCACCTTCCTGTTTGCGCATGCAGACCCCACTCTGGTGACCCTGATGTGGACCTTCCTGGCGTGTGCGGCGATCTCCATCATCCTGCTGGTGACGCCGAAGTTCCGCAACAACCTGAAGCTGCTGCCCTATACCCTGATCATCCTGGTCGTCGCCACCTGGCTCGACAAGGGTCTGGGTCTGGTCATCGGCGGTTTCACGCCCAACCCGTTCCACGCCATCACGCCTTACTGGCCCACCGGCAAGGAACTGCTGGTGTCCATGATGGTCTATGCCATCGGCGCGCTGATCGTGACCGTGCTCTTCAAGATCGCCACGAGCGTGAAGGAAGAGATGGGACACTCCCAGGGATTGCCCTGCGGATGCTCCACCGAGGACACATGCGAATGCGCCCCCGAGGAAGTCGAAGAAGCCCCTGCCGAGGCCTAA
- the dsrO gene encoding sulfate reduction electron transfer complex DsrMKJOP subunit DsrO: protein MKNNRRTFIKLAGIAAAGLAVAPKALASSGGHSPVKANPKGLHATQWAMVIDTTKLHTEEEIAKLAEACHAIHNVPKIEGHKEVKWLWSDTYAHTFPEQENPHLAEEVHHRDFPLLCNHCENPPCVRVCPTKATYKRPDGIVAMDYHRCIGCRYCMAGCPYGSRSFNWGEPRKNLDLSKLNPEFPTRMRGVVEKCNFCVERLAVGKMPACVEASEGAMVFGDLNDPDSEVRQVLREKFTIRRKPTAGTEPCVYYVI, encoded by the coding sequence ATGAAGAACAACAGAAGAACCTTCATCAAGCTTGCCGGTATCGCCGCAGCCGGGTTGGCCGTGGCGCCCAAGGCGCTGGCTTCCAGCGGCGGGCATTCTCCGGTCAAGGCCAACCCCAAGGGGTTGCACGCCACGCAGTGGGCCATGGTCATCGACACCACCAAGCTGCACACCGAGGAAGAGATCGCCAAGCTGGCCGAGGCCTGCCACGCCATCCACAACGTCCCCAAGATCGAGGGGCACAAGGAAGTGAAGTGGCTGTGGTCCGATACCTACGCCCATACCTTCCCGGAGCAGGAAAACCCGCATCTGGCGGAAGAAGTCCATCATCGTGATTTCCCGCTCCTGTGCAACCACTGCGAGAACCCGCCCTGCGTGCGCGTCTGCCCGACCAAGGCGACCTACAAGCGTCCGGACGGCATCGTGGCCATGGACTACCACCGCTGCATCGGCTGCCGGTACTGCATGGCGGGTTGCCCCTACGGTTCCCGCTCCTTCAACTGGGGCGAGCCCAGGAAGAACCTGGATTTGAGCAAGCTCAATCCCGAGTTCCCCACCCGCATGCGCGGCGTGGTCGAAAAGTGCAACTTCTGCGTCGAGCGCCTGGCCGTCGGCAAGATGCCCGCCTGCGTCGAAGCGTCCGAAGGGGCCATGGTGTTCGGCGATCTCAACGATCCCGATTCCGAGGTCCGCCAGGTACTGCGTGAGAAGTTCACCATCCGCCGCAAACCGACCGCAGGCACCGAGCCCTGTGTGTACTACGTCATTTAG
- the dsrJ gene encoding sulfate reduction electron transfer complex DsrMKJOP subunit DsrJ → MKMHYGFPIIIGLVIFIGMLTAPFAVGTMTKVYKQPELKMPVGEKECIESKEFMREQHMQLLNDWRDWALRDGKRIYTNHAGKEFVISLQNTCMKCHNNKADFCDKCHTDAGVSPYCWDCHIQPEGLK, encoded by the coding sequence ATGAAAATGCACTACGGATTCCCGATCATCATCGGCCTGGTCATCTTCATCGGCATGCTGACCGCGCCCTTTGCGGTCGGCACCATGACCAAGGTATACAAGCAGCCCGAGCTGAAAATGCCGGTAGGAGAGAAAGAGTGCATCGAGTCCAAGGAGTTCATGCGCGAGCAGCACATGCAGCTTCTCAACGACTGGCGCGACTGGGCTCTGCGTGACGGCAAGAGGATCTATACCAACCACGCTGGCAAAGAGTTCGTCATCAGCCTGCAGAACACGTGCATGAAGTGCCACAACAACAAGGCCGACTTCTGCGACAAGTGTCACACTGATGCCGGTGTCTCTCCCTACTGCTGGGATTGCCACATTCAGCCGGAGGGTTTGAAATAA
- the dsrK gene encoding sulfate reduction electron transfer complex DsrMKJOP subunit DsrK, with amino-acid sequence MSDIPKADELFKSIDYNPPTTGWMETPVDFSPGRWCYPAKPEKMEYMESKLPGLWGPAREWLPSDEDWKLPSNWKEIVVNGFRERLKKFRTLQLFMDICVRCGACADKCHYFIGSGDPKNMPVLRAELMRSVYRGEFTVAGKILSKLTGSRVMEEDVLKEWFIYFYQCTQCRRCSLFCPYGIDTAEMTMMARELMHLVGLNTNWIMEPVSNCNITGNHLGIQPHAFKDIVDFMVDDIEEVTGRRVKAPLNEKGHEILFITPSGDVFADPGIYTFMGYLLLFDYLDLDYTLSTYASEGGNFGSFTNNETMKKLNAKMYAEAERLGCKWILGGECGHMWRVVHQYMDTMNAELQHSGMTTPRSPITGTVFDTSAATKMLHITEFTADLIKHGKLNLDPSRNDHLRVTFHDSCNPARGMGLLDEPRYVLKNVCNNYFEMPEGTTREQTFCCAGGSGLNTDEIMEIRLRGGLPRGNALRYVQEKHGVNTMACICAIDRATLIPLADYWAPGVGITGTHELVANALVLEEGEVRKMDMRQEYLPGFEDEEDDWTPPNMEDA; translated from the coding sequence ATGTCCGACATCCCCAAAGCTGATGAGCTCTTCAAGAGCATAGATTACAATCCGCCGACCACCGGGTGGATGGAAACCCCGGTGGACTTCTCCCCGGGCCGCTGGTGTTACCCCGCCAAGCCCGAGAAGATGGAGTACATGGAGTCCAAGCTCCCCGGTCTGTGGGGCCCCGCCCGCGAGTGGCTGCCGTCCGACGAGGACTGGAAGCTGCCTTCCAACTGGAAGGAGATCGTGGTCAACGGATTCCGCGAGAGGCTGAAGAAGTTCCGCACCCTGCAGCTGTTCATGGACATCTGCGTGCGCTGCGGCGCCTGCGCCGACAAGTGTCACTACTTCATCGGTTCCGGCGACCCCAAGAACATGCCCGTGCTCCGCGCCGAACTGATGCGTTCCGTGTACCGAGGCGAGTTCACCGTGGCGGGCAAGATCCTGTCCAAGCTGACCGGCTCCCGGGTCATGGAAGAAGATGTCCTGAAAGAATGGTTCATCTACTTCTACCAGTGCACCCAGTGCCGTCGCTGTTCCCTGTTCTGCCCCTACGGCATCGACACTGCGGAAATGACCATGATGGCCCGCGAACTGATGCATCTGGTCGGCCTGAACACCAACTGGATCATGGAGCCCGTCTCCAACTGCAACATCACCGGCAACCACCTGGGCATCCAGCCCCACGCCTTCAAGGATATCGTGGACTTCATGGTCGACGACATCGAGGAAGTGACCGGTCGCCGGGTCAAGGCCCCGCTCAACGAAAAGGGCCATGAGATCCTGTTCATCACCCCGTCCGGCGACGTGTTCGCCGACCCGGGCATCTATACGTTCATGGGCTACCTGCTCCTGTTCGACTACCTCGACCTGGACTACACCCTGTCCACCTACGCATCCGAGGGCGGCAACTTCGGCTCGTTCACCAACAACGAGACCATGAAGAAGCTCAACGCCAAGATGTACGCCGAAGCCGAGCGCCTCGGCTGCAAGTGGATTCTGGGCGGCGAGTGCGGCCACATGTGGCGCGTCGTCCATCAGTACATGGACACCATGAACGCCGAGCTGCAGCACTCCGGCATGACGACCCCCCGGTCGCCCATCACCGGAACCGTGTTCGACACCTCTGCGGCCACCAAGATGCTGCACATCACCGAGTTCACCGCCGACCTGATCAAGCACGGCAAGCTGAACCTCGACCCGAGCCGCAACGACCACCTGCGGGTCACCTTCCACGATTCCTGCAACCCGGCGCGCGGCATGGGCCTCCTGGACGAACCGCGCTACGTGCTCAAGAACGTGTGCAACAACTACTTCGAGATGCCGGAAGGCACCACCCGCGAGCAGACCTTCTGCTGCGCCGGCGGTTCCGGCCTGAACACCGACGAGATCATGGAAATCCGCCTGCGTGGCGGCCTGCCTCGCGGCAACGCCCTGCGCTACGTGCAGGAAAAGCACGGCGTCAACACCATGGCCTGCATCTGCGCCATCGACCGCGCCACCCTGATTCCGCTGGCCGACTACTGGGCGCCCGGCGTGGGCATCACCGGTACCCACGAACTGGTCGCCAACGCGTTGGTCCTCGAAGAGGGCGAAGTGCGCAAGATGGACATGCGTCAGGAATACCTCCCCGGTTTCGAGGACGAGGAAGACGACTGGACGCCCCCGAACATGGAGGATGCATAA